The Triticum aestivum cultivar Chinese Spring chromosome 4B, IWGSC CS RefSeq v2.1, whole genome shotgun sequence sequence tctaaAAACGTTTTCTGAAATCTAGAAATatgggaacattttttcaaattcattaaattcaaaaatgtttttgaaatatgggaataattttcaaattcatgaataattTTTGAACTTCGCAACATGTTTTACAAACTCGTGATAATTTTTTGAAATtcttattttttctgaattttgggattttttttcaaaaattagcTATGATTTTTTGTAAGAAGTATGGAagattttttcaaattgatgagcATTTTTTAAAAAATTGGGAACAGTTAATTAATGTTTCCTATTTTCATTCCCTTGGTTGCTTAGTTGTGCTCAATTTTGCCCCGCCCAGCTAATATTCCTCACTTTTTCCCTCCTCTACTAAGCTCAGCCTCAAAAATGCCCAAACGTGTGCTTGGCTTGGTTACTAACGTGTGGGACCCTTCAAATGCTGATAGGTGGGACCGGGTAGGAGACGGCTAGGTCATGTCTCTCTAAAAAAAGGGACCCCAAAATAGGTCTCGCTCTCTCTCATTTCGCAACATAAGAAAAAGCAATAGAAGAAAAACAATTCTACAGAGCTCAAAATGCAACGTGGATTTTtgaagaattattttagaatatatgaAGATTTATGGAGTAAGAATGGgcaggaggggacccaccaggggcTCACACGCCTTGGTGGCACCCCACTCCAAATCtcagaggaaggagggaggaatgGGAAAAGGGGTGCCGATGAAGGAGAAGAGCAGCTTCTCGCTTCGCATAGTTTTTTTACTTATTATTTCTTGATGCCTCACATCTACGATCCTGACCCCCTTTTACATAAAATGCTCGCAGCATGCAGCCCAACTTTGACCTCCCACTCTATTGGGCCATGGGTTGTCATTATTTCTCCTCCTTCTAGCTGCTTCCTCTTAATGCCCTGTGGGTCTGCGTCTTCAAAAAGTTCACCTAGCGTCGGGGCCAACATATCAGGCGTGAACCCAAGCTCCTGGTTTTGTCtttttggtttttgttttttttcctaattttgttttttttgtttcttgttcttttAATTCCTGATTTCATGCAAAAAATTTCATCAAAATCTATTATCATGAAACTAGTTTCGAGTATCTTGATGTGACAAATTCAACATGAAAATAGTTCATGATTTGAACACGCGGTTCAAGAGAttaaacattttgaaaaaaatgaatctatgaaaaaagaaaaacctccaagttgcaacaagtggcgcacatgcagtgcGACACTTGCCCATACTAGAGAAGGTCGTTGTGACTTTTGAGAGGGGTGCCCTATAATTTATTTTGGTTTTCCTATACCAGACTTTTTAGTTTTATTTCCTCTACTATTCTTCTGATTTCTTTTttgttatttctttttatttccttttttaaaAATCACACTTTTCTCATGTTTTTATAAGTGttcatagttttcaaatttggttcatattttaaaaaatgttccaaatttcagaaaatattcatGTTTCCAAAGAATGTTCATAATTTCTAAAAATggtcaaaattttcaaaaaaaaattacatttaaaaaaatgtttggatACCAAAAAATGTTAATAGTATTTTAAAATGGTCAAAATTTCAGATTTGGTTTACATTTTAAAAAAAGTTTGGATTCAAAAAAATGTTAGTTTCTTAGCAAAAATGATCAAAAATAAAAAGGATTGAtcacattttaaaaaattgttcgctttTCCAACAATGTTGAGAAttgtttcaaaatatgttcactgATTTTCTAAAATGTTTGTGGACATAAGCAATAGCAGAGGGGTGTTTGTAGTTTTGTACTCATTCGGGTGTTGATTCCTGCTCGCATGCAGCTCTTCTGAGCCTCTGAcacactccctctccctcttgtcTGTCACATGCAGCTCTCTTTGGCTCTCCCTACTCAAAACAATCCCGTCTCTCTCTCACAAAATAGAAGTTCTCTCCTGTAAAATTGATCTTCCTCTTTCACGGCTCGCTCTTTATTTTCTCTAAAAAAAAGCagatttctctctcacacacacgcttTCTCTCCGGATTATATCAAAATGATTCTTCTTTCTGTTTTTTCACAGTCTCTCTGTCCACACTTCTGTCAAGGTGCAGCATGCATTGGCCCAGCCTCTCCATCTCACGTCACATTCTGCAGCAGTAATCAACCATGGCTGGATCTAAATCAACTGTACTCATGTGAGAGAGGGAGGTGAAATGTGAGAGAAAGACCAGGGGATCACCCCATTTATTTTATGTACAACGCATCATGTGCGTCTAGTCTGGGTGGGGCGACGTGAAATGTTCATCCTCTGTTAATTACTGGCAAGAACTGCTCACATATATAGCACATGTCTCTACATAGAGTACTGCAGAATGAACGGATGTGGAGCTCGAGTTACAAAAAACTGCACTCTAGAAATATTTGTGATTGTGTTTTTTTAATTAGCCATCACCTCTAATCTATAGGGTAAAATTCCGATGTTGTAGTGCACAGTTTTGagtgtaacttttgcatacgatattGGATTGAGAATATACAAAGAGCAAAAATGTTTGTCTTGACGGGAGAAAGGATTTTCATGCAGAACACTTTTTCATCTAAGTCGATCTTAACCACGCTTTATTTTTCATGCCAAAATTTGATGCCAAACACAAATCTTCTACGTGTTTATCCTCTTTTGAAAGACTCTAAAGCAGCTAAAATCCCTCTTCTAAACTAAAACATAAGTGTGGTGAACTAACTTGTTGAATGAGAGCGAAGGAAATTAAAGACGTTggttttatatactccctccgttcctaaatacttgtctttctaggcatttcaacaagtgactacatacggagcaaaatgagtgaatctacactctaaaatatgtctacatacatccgtatgtagtagtcatttgaaatgtctaaaaagacaagtatttaggaacggagggagtatacgaCATGGGCCGCTTATATAGTTATATACACAATTAATACGTAGTGGAGATATCATATTTCGATCGTACGTGGCCATATACACGTAACATCTTCTCCATTTATTAGCTCACTCGCTACCGTCTACCCAAGCAACGCCTTGCGTATACAAGCACTAGGAGCTACCGATCACTCGCATTCAAGTACGTCCATGCCTGCCTGCCGCCGGCGCGGTACGTACGTACATGGAGGCTAGCAGGTCGTCGTCGTTGCTTCCGGCGGTTCTCCTCCTGGCCCTGGGCCTCCTCCTGAgccgccgcgccggctccagcCCTCCGCCGGACGCGGTGACCTGCGCGCGCGGCACGTCCGACTGCACCCTCGCCAACGCCTACGGCTCCTTCCCGGACCGCACCGCCTGCCGCGCCGCCGACGCCGCGTTCCCGCGCACCGAGGCCGAGCTGGTGGCCGCCGTGGCGGCCGCCGCGGCCGCCAAGCGCAAGGTGAAGGCCGTCCCCAGGCACTCCCACAGCTTCCCCAAGCTGGCCTGCCCGGGCGGCCGCGACGGCACCGTCATCAGCACGGCGCGGCTCAACCGGACGGTGCGCGTCGACGCCGCCAGGGGGCTGATGACCGTGGAGGGCGGCATGGTGCTGCGCGACCTGAtccgcgacgccgccgccgcgggGCTCGCGCTGCCGCACTCACCCTACTGGTACGGCGTCTCCGTCGGGGGCCTGCTGGCCACGGGCGCGCACGGCAGCTCGCTGTGGGGGAAGGGCGGCGCCGTGCACGAGTACGTGGTCGGGATGAGGATCGTCACGCCGGCGCCGGCCAGCCAGGGGTTCGCCGTGGTCCGGGAGCTCGGCGCCGaccaccccgacctcgacgccgccaagGTCTCCCTCGGCGTCCTTGGCGTCGTCTCGCAGGTACGTCCTACACGTGTGGTAGTTGCCAATGCGCATGCATGCCAATGTGCTGAAGTGAGTCTTGTGTCACTTGCTTGCCTACGAATGcgcatccatccatacatacatacgtacgcacatacatacatacatacatacatacgtacACATACACACACAACGGTGAACAGCGTACAATTTTTGTATATATCGCTTCGATGTACACAAAATCTTATGTGTATGTGTGTCATGCTTGCGCAGGTTACTCTGCAGTTGCAGCCGATGTTCAAGCGGTCCGTCACGTTCCTGGAGCGCGACGACTCTGACCTGGCGGCGCAGGTGGCCGTGTGGGGCCATCTGCACGAGTTCGGCGACATGACGTGGCTGCCGCGGCAGGGCAAGGTGATCTACCGCGAGGACGACCGTGTCGACGTCTCGACGCCCGGCGACGGCCTCAACGACTACCTCGGCTTCCGCTCCTTCCCAACCCTCGGGCTCGTCATCGCGAGAGTCGCGGAGGAGCACGTGGAGGAAAGCAACGACATGGCGCGGTGCCTGGCCGCGGGGGTGCTGCCGGCGTCGTTCCCCATGCAGGCATACGGCTTCACCAACGACGGCTCCTCCTTCACGGGGTACCCGGTGGTCGGGTACCAGCACCGCATCCAGGCGTCCGGCTCGTGCATCAATGCCAGGGACACCCTGGTTGTCCGCTCCTCGTGCCCGTGGGACCCACGTGTCCGGAGCCTCTTCTTCTACAACACCGGCTTTAGCGTCGCGCTCTCCAAGGCCCCGGCGCTGGTCGCCGACATGCAGCGGCTCCGCGACCTCGACCCGCGTGCCCTATGCGGCCTCGACGCCAAGATGGGCGTGCTCATCCGCTACGTCGGGGCCTCCTCCGCCTACCTCGGCAAGGCGGAGGAGTCGGTCAACTTCGACTTCACCTACTACCGGAGCTACacccagggcaggccgcgcgcccacTCCGATGTGATCGACGAGCTCGAGCAGATGGCTTTGCGCAAGTACGGCGCCGTCCCGCAGTGGGGCAAGAACCGCAACTTCGCCTTCGACGGCGCCGTCGCGAAGTACGCAA is a genomic window containing:
- the LOC123089862 gene encoding probable L-gulonolactone oxidase 4, which gives rise to MEASRSSSLLPAVLLLALGLLLSRRAGSSPPPDAVTCARGTSDCTLANAYGSFPDRTACRAADAAFPRTEAELVAAVAAAAAAKRKVKAVPRHSHSFPKLACPGGRDGTVISTARLNRTVRVDAARGLMTVEGGMVLRDLIRDAAAAGLALPHSPYWYGVSVGGLLATGAHGSSLWGKGGAVHEYVVGMRIVTPAPASQGFAVVRELGADHPDLDAAKVSLGVLGVVSQVTLQLQPMFKRSVTFLERDDSDLAAQVAVWGHLHEFGDMTWLPRQGKVIYREDDRVDVSTPGDGLNDYLGFRSFPTLGLVIARVAEEHVEESNDMARCLAAGVLPASFPMQAYGFTNDGSSFTGYPVVGYQHRIQASGSCINARDTLVVRSSCPWDPRVRSLFFYNTGFSVALSKAPALVADMQRLRDLDPRALCGLDAKMGVLIRYVGASSAYLGKAEESVNFDFTYYRSYTQGRPRAHSDVIDELEQMALRKYGAVPQWGKNRNFAFDGAVAKYAKAGEFLKVKERYDPDGVFSSEWSDHVLGVDGSPNVVHKGCAIEGLCVCSEDSHCAPEQGYFCRPGKVYAEARVCSFRPTSHREHNDEI